In Balearica regulorum gibbericeps isolate bBalReg1 chromosome 27, bBalReg1.pri, whole genome shotgun sequence, the genomic stretch CTAGCTACAtgacaaccaaaaaaaaaaaaaaaaaaaaaatcaactgtttTCTACCTCCTGTTGAACCCCGATGGTGCTTTCCCGACGTCTGACGTCGCCCTTCCCTGCTCAAAGGTGGGAAGATGCGTGAGGCTCCGGTGGGATTCCCGAGGCGGTTTCTGGAAGAGGGCGAGGGAGGGCTCTCGGCAAACATCTCCTGGAGCCACTGGCCTCAAAGTGCTGATattccactttctttttctctgtgcttttcttttttttttcttttttttcctctttttttttttttttttaaagcgtAGGGGTTTTGAGCTTGTGTGCCGAAGGCTGGCTGCCGGGACTCGGGCGTACCCGTGCTAAAAGCATCCGAGCCGCGGGTCAGTGCAAATCTGCCGGATGTGGGAAAATTCcggctgctttaaaaaaaaattaaaaaaaaaaaaaaaatccctcgtggttttgattttttccctcttttaaaaCCCAGcaggtgcaaaaaaaaaaaaaggcaaaaaaaaaaaagctgagactTTGGAGTTTTTAGCAATCCGCTAGCCCCGTCTCCCATCCTCTTGCTTCTCAAAGACTTCAAGTGATCCAAAAATAGCTTAAGGATattaaaaactaacaaaaaaaccaccaccaacaacaaaataGAAAGTTTTGTATTCATTCAGTCGCATTTTGCGGAGCATCTCGGTGGCTTTCGGCGTTTTGGAAACTGCATTTCTTGAAGGGATTTGTGCAGCCCGCGTGCGGCCGCCCGGTTTTGCCTCCCACCGCTACGAAAAGCCCTCGGAGAGCCAAGCGGCTCCTCGCCAGGCGCCGACGGGGATGGAGCGAGAGATTTGCCGAGGAGGCGGAAAAGACTTTCGACCGGCTCAAGGGGAAAAGAAACGTCTCCGTTAGCGGAACTCTACGTATCAAAGTTTCCAGAACATCTATAAAAGCAGCAAGTCGTAAGAACGTTTCTCTCCAGTacatagaaaaatgaataaatactATTTATAGCTCACGTGTTTTCTGCACATTTCCGTGGGCTCTCGGGTCGCTGTCGGGGCGGTGGGAAGGGCTCTGGCCCTTTCTTGGCATGTTCGGGTTTTCCTCCCTAAGGCGGCGACCAAAATCCTCCGCGAGCCTGTTTGAGCGGCCAAAAAGATCTCCGCCGGCCGGAGAAGTGCTTCGGACACGCCGGTGAAGGGGTCCCGTTGGGCGCCAACGGCCGGAAgctgccccgctccccctcACCGTTGGGTTATTGCTAAACTCTCGCGCGTTGGATTTGAACGGGGCCAGGCGTCGCTTCCGTAAAACAAATGAGgcattgtctttttttgtttttgttttttgtgctAAAGGGATGGAGATAATCTTCATTCATCTCTCCgaggtagaaaaaaattgtcCCCGAGACAAGAAGTGTGAAAAGGAAATTCCAGGAGCGCTCGCCTAGAACAGCGATGTGCAGCCGCGACACGGGAGGCGGGACGTCGCACGGGACGGGGACCGTTTGGTTTTAGGTAGGACAGAAAACTTCCCAGACCAAAGGCGTCCGACCCGAGGGTCTCTGAGAGGGGCGACGATGACTGCcgagccccgcagccccccccggaGCGGCGTTCCCCATGCGAATAAGGCTCCGGGAAGAtggcagggccaggctggggtcTACGTGGCTGCGCCGCTACCCTGAATAATTAGAGTCGGCGGAGATGAACGGCGCGATCCCTGTGCCCATCTGAGACACGACGCGGCTGAAACGCTCCGCTTGCTGATGGTCGACTTGCCTCCGTGCTCCTCTGGATCTAAACTACCCGAGGGGCCGGCTCTGCCTTTGGATCCTCGCCCCAAAACTCTACATTCGGGCCCTGCCACCCATTACCGGGTACGTGACATCGCTGGGCAAATGCAGAGTTGATCCGGAACACCGGGCGGTGACAGCAAGCCAAAAATCCCAGGGTTTTTGAGATTGCTGCTACTGCTGGGATATTCTCGGGCGCATCAAAACATGGCTGGAATGTATGGTCTCGCAGAGAGGAGTTTCCGGACGGGAAGAGAAGCCGGTGGATGCAAGTGGAGGCGAGCTCCGGGGAGCAGCATTGCCGCCTGCAGCCCCACGTGGTGTTTTGGGACTGCGGCAAAGCTTGGGTTCATTTCGGTCGACAGTACattaagatttttatattttttttttttttttttacgtgcAAGAGAATGGCGGGACGGTCCGGTGTGCTACCTAACGAGATCCAAAAGGGAAACAGCGACGGGTGAAACAGCTACGGGAGTTGCTTCTTACGGACCAAGACAAGGCTTGCGATTGCTCTGCGACTTCAACCTCTTCACGCCGGAGCTGGAATAACCCTCGTCGCTGCAGATGCTCTGCAGGCTCCCTCTTTCGTCCGAGTCGCtcgggctgctgctgctgctccagtcGAGGTCCGCAGGAAGGTCGTCCGTGCTCTCCACGTCCACGTCTATCTCTTCTGCAAGAGGAACGGTTAGCATTACAACGCGGCCGGCCGAACCTCTCGCcagccggccccgctccgcccccAGCGCAGGGGTCTCACCTCTATCCGAGTTGGAGCGCTCCGAGGAAACGGTGGATCCGATACTGTCCATCCTTatcctctccatccccagcttctccagctgcctTTTCAGGTGCCGCTGCTCCCGCTGCAGCTGGTCTATTTGGTGTACGGCTTTCCGGTTGAAGTCTTCAAGCTTCTGCAGGAGGACGAGAGAGAAAGCAGCCTGAGCTCCCCAACCTCCGTCTGCCCGCGCCCGCCTCATCGTTTCCGCTACCGGAGTCATCTCAACGCAACCGCCACCAACTACCGAGGGGCTCCCCGGCTTCAGCGGGCACAGGACGTCGAGCACGCCAGTTGTACGGATGCAACTTTCATCCTCCCGCGAGCCGACGGAGGTCGAAGCAGGGCGGGAGCGTCTGGCGCAGCAGCGGGGAGGTCTGGACCTGCCCCGAGGCCACTGGAGAGGGCACGGAAAGGACGCTCCCCCCCTCCAGAGAGTTTAGCTGGAGCCAGCCCCACcctatttatatatttttcagagtCTTTGATAACGAGGAAGTCGAACGCAGCCCGATGCCAGCGCTGCCCTCCTTATCTCTCAGCTCTGAATACGCCCAGGGAGGAGAGCCCGGCCGAGTCAGTCTAAAGGGCAAAGAGCGAAGTAGGAAACgctctgaaaagaaaggaaaaaagcagccgTGCTCCAATCCTGCAGCCAGCCTCATCCCCAAGGCCTCTGGGCATCGCTGCGGCGTGGGGTACAACACAGAAATTCGGCTGTAGAGCGGCGCGGCTCTTGATAAGGGGACTCGCACAGACTCGCTGTGCCGACTGTGAGAGTGGCAACACTGACCCGCAGCGGCTCAACCTCCATCGGTGTTTCCAAAATAACATCCTGACCCGGCCGTTACCTTCGTCCCGCTCAAGGATCCAGACGCCCCGTATGGCGGTGATGCTCTCGAAGCCAAGCTCATCACCCACCCAACGGGGACGGAGCCCAATTTATTGTGCCTCCCGCAGCGGATGGGTTCGTCGGCACCGAACGAGCTCAGGCTCACCTTGATGTGCAATTTGGCTTTCGTTAGTAAACTCAGGGTGGTGTGTCTGCTGGTCTCGGGTTCGAGCGGTACCAGCCCCTTCAGCTTCTCCAAACACAACCGCAGATGGGCACGCCTGGAAGAAGATCACACGACACGTTGAGCCTTCAGGTACCCGCTTCCCAAATGGCATTTCACCCCGGCGAGCAGAGATACTCGGGGTGGTTGGACGCTAAAGCCAAACCAGACACCTTCCCACAGCTTCCGTACACGGGGCGAAAACTGCAGCCGGACAAAAGGACCTCTCCAAAAAACCTGACTCCGGCTTTGGCCGACCCCACCGACAACACCCTGCCAGCGCCTTCAGGCTGTCGGGATGTTTGCTGGTGAGGAGCTGCCAAAGACCTCAATTTTTTGGGTGAGGGTATCCGCTTTTGGTCTTTCTCCTCCCAAAAATCTTCACTACAGGGATGCTGTTCAGTCACCACCTCACTCCATCAACAGCTGAAGCCGTCTGGGCTGAGGCCAAGCAGCTGTAAAGCCAGCACATCCCTTGGGAGCGCttcctttccccatttttcGTAGGAATAGGCCAGTTTCAGATCCATTGCCTTGGCATGTGCGGTTCTggtcaaaacaaaaccatgtccCCGAGGGAACACCAGGCTCCTCGGCTGCCCCAGTGCAGGAGCCTGCCAGgaatccctccctccctggtTTGCGATGTAAACCACCCAGATTTTGCCTGCAGTAAAACGTAGGTTAATGCTTTATCACTTGCATACCGCTGCCGAGGGAAACCCCAGCTCCTCGAGGAAGTCCCTTTATCCGCGGATAACCGAGACGGTCCCAGCATGGGCCAGTTTCCCTCGTGTTCAGCTCTCCAACCCCAAGATTTAGGTCACATTCTCGGGCATCGGTTGCAACACCCGCCTTCGAAATACCCGATCGACACAGGCAGCTGCAAATTGGGATTTTGCAAGTACCTGCCTATCTTGTTTTGGGGCGCGCTAGGAGTAAACAGGCATTTGCCTACACAAAGTACCTTCTGAATTACAATGCAAACAACACACGTGGTCTTTACTCTTCAGGTAAATCCCAAACGCCGATGGGCTCAAAGATGAACCTTTGCAAAGATTATTTTCCTGAGCAGGGGGAGGAAGAGTGGCCCGGAGTGGTGCAGACCTGTCCGACTGCGCCGTGCCAGCTTACGAGTGATTTACCCGTGAGATCTACGGATAAGGAGCTGGCCCAGCCGTGCTCTGCGGGGGCTGCGGCAGCAAAAATCGAAATCCTTGGCTAcctctgctaaaaaaaaaataaataaatatgcctTGTCACGCTGGCCATTcgcaccagaaaaaaaacccaacgaatggaaaaaaaccagcccGCCCTGCCTAGCAGAAGTTACGCAGGGGGGAAAGTGGCAGCAACCCGCCCCGCTCGGCCAGCGCCGAGCGAGTTTCTGGATTACACAATGCCAACGCCGGAGTCAAAACTGGGGTTTCCAGCTTCGAAGTTAAGAGGCGCGGTATCTATAAAAAACGATTTTCTGCTACGCTTCACCTGGCTGAAATTGCTGCCATGCTTAAAACCCCCCAGAAATCCCACTGGctcataataataaaagaaaaacccccTTCATTTCCTGGGCAAAGGACCTTCCAAACCCATCGGCTCGTTTCATTGCGCTTGTCCTTATGCTCCGTGAGATACCCCCATCACTCTCCCTCCCCAAGCTGCTCCCGGAGCCGGGGAGAAGGCAGCAAACTTTGGTCGAGGCCAAGATTTGCCATCTCGACCGCCACAGGACGGGATCGGGGTATCTCTAACGTGGAGCGAAGGAAGAAGGAGCGCGTAACCTCTGTCCAGAGCGAAAGCTCATTTCTCCGGCCTGTTCGAAGGGGCGGAAAAGACGAGCGTTTACTGCGCTTGCTTGTGCAATGTTACCAACAGGATTTCGACACGGCTCCGGTCTAAACAAGGCAAGAGGGATGCAACGTGAGCTTGAAGTAATCAAATGGTAattttctcagtcttttcaAATGAGGAATAAATATCCCCGGCCTTTTCTAACCCACGTTGCTTGGGACACGGGCAGGGGCAGTTCTGCGTCCGAAAGATCCAAACCAACCGAATTCACGCTGGCAGCAAGATTTGAGCCGTGTCCAAGCCACGCCAAGAAAAAGAGCCGCCTCTCAAGGACACAAAGCCACCTTTCAGCCGGACGACAAAGACCAGACCGCTCTCTCTCACAAATAACCACGGTTACGTGCGTGCACATACCTACCCCCCAACCGCGGGTGAGCAGAGGATGGCGGCCGCCCCACCGGCACGGGATTGCCCCGGGAATTGGGAGAAGGCTGGAAACCCTTCTCCCCTAGCAAGCTGAGAGGTGGGATGAAGGGTTTCACCAGCAAACTGGGAGCTGGCGGAGGAGATAAACGTCATTCCCACCTCCTTATTGCAGAGCCGCAGCCAAGGACAGGGAAGGCTTCAAGTCCAAGTACTCATCTTGGGCGACATCAGGCACCTCCTTGGTGGGCACTTTATCCAGCCGTCCTGTCCCTtccctcccgctccccccctCAACGTCGCCTTGGTTCCCCGACCCCAGTTCCCAACCCCTGGAAAAGCAGCGACTGACCCAAAGCCGGCTCCTAACAAGCCTCCAACACTGACCTGTTCTTTTCCATCTCGTTGTGCGTCGACCTGAAAATAGAAAGAACAAGTTATTAACTCCTCCGTACGCTGCAATTAGGATTAAGGCGCTGCCTTAGTAAATGATCCCCGGAAAAGCTGCAAACCTCGGGGGCTTTCAGAGCCGCTTAGTACCCTGGGGACGGCAAAAATGGCGGAAGGGACGCAAACAGCCCGGCATGACAGAGAAGTTGCCAGATAAATGGGAATAAAAGGGTCAGTACAAGCGTAAGATGGGATTTTAATGCGGAGAGGATGGTGGTGGAGACGGCTCCACGGCAGCTTGGGTGCTTGGTGCCACCTTCGGGGACAGCGCGCTGCTTTTTGAAGGCCGTGCAGCGTCCAAGAGGTCGCGTCTCGTACTGGGAGCCCCAAACCAGCTCGGAACACACCAGCCGTACAAGGCGGCGACCGGGAGCCCCCAGAGTCTTGACGACATTCCTGCCTGTCTCCACCGCTCAGCCGGTTGGTCGTCTCTCGGCAAAAACGAGGCGTGTAAAGAAAAGATTCCCCACGTCCAACAACGCGTTAGCACCTCCTAAAGAGAGGTGCCAAACCCAGGCGGGCGTTAAGTCCATTTACAAATTCCCCTGAAGCTCCTAATTTTGACAAAGCTGctacttatttttctctccgTCGAAACCCGGGACAGCTACACGAGGCCACATTGCCCATGACACCAGGACCGACGCTTGGGAAAGAGCCACTTCCCTGCGCCGGGCTTCCTTAAAAGCTCGAGAGGTCACCTCGTTTTTCCTCGTTCAGGAAAAACGTTGTTACGTGCCTGAAAGCTTGTGAAAAACGCCTACCGGGGAGCCCTCAGGCCCGATGCCGCAGGAAAACCAAGGGATGTCACTGACACATCAGTCAAAGACGGTCGCCGGGGTCTTCCTCGCTTTGGCAGCGGCATTTTGCGAGGGATCACCACCTCTCAGCAGCCACCGCAGCCCTCCTGTCTTTCTAAGGGGATTCATCTCAGCccagctccttttcctttgcttcccagCGGCACCGATCGAAACAATCTGCTCCCAAAGGCCAGCACGGAGTCCAAAAACATTCGATTCCAGCGAAGACACTCCTCACTTAACCGTTATCCTGACACGCTGGGGAACGGTGAGCTCTCCCCAGCAGAGCATCTGCAAACGGCCGGGAAGGACTCGGATCCTCGGCTCCCGCGGGATTTCTCCTTTCAACTTTTCTCTGGCTGAAAGTCCCCTGTTTTACAACGAGCCCTTCACCGCAGCGCTTGCGAACCTCGCGCAAAGTGATGAACTCTTTGCATCCACGATTGCTAAGATTTAGAAGAAGGTCCCTCAGTTGACGAGTTTTATTTTTGGATAGCCTCCCGCTAACTGAAACCTCGCCGGTCAGCCCCAAAACTTGAGCTGATCGCGAGCGCTGCCTTCCAAACGCggtctttctttcctcctgcgGACCATAACAAAAAAGAAGGTAACGGCACGCAGCTAGAAGGTAACTGCAGCTACCCGTTCTCTTTTTAACACACCGCAGacctttgttttgctgttagGATTCGCCTTAAGTGAAGAACAAGCTCCAAATCTTCCgaaaaggaaattcagagcGTGCGCAGGTGCGACAAGCATCCACAAATTCACTTGGAGCCCGTTTGGGAGGAGACTGAGAGACATCACTGGCCTTCTGCTCCCTCGACAGCCCCGAAACCCCTGCGTAGGAAGGACCCCGGCTCGGGGAGACACCGGGATTCAGGGTCCAAATAAAACTCACGGGGCGTTCCGGGCGGTATTTATTGTTATGGCAGCTATCAAAGGTCAGCTGTTGCTGTGTCACACAGACAAGTTTGCTCCCAACCAGGAAAATGTGACATATCTAGTGACATCGCCGCGTTGCTCCTCCCTGGGCAAACAACCTAAAATAGGGTAGTGAGAAAGGAAGCAATCGGCCGCAGGTGACGTGTCGGGATGAACCTGCTCAGACTTCCCTCTGCCCGACGAAGTTTCCCTCGTAACCGTTTCGAGGGGCTGGATGTGCTGGTGCAGAGGGGGAACTCCGGAGCCAACCCTCCCGAAAGTCAGCCGATAACTTCACCTCGATAATCCCCGAGTGATTTTAACGTTATTACAGCGACCGAATAAACCGCAACGGGTGCCGGAAAGAAAGAATTCCACAGGGTGACTCCGCTTTGACACAAGTTTCTGTTGTACAAAGCAGAAGAGTGAGCAAATAAAATGAGACACGGGAGCGTTAAGCAATTAATCCGTGGGCCTGGGAGGCATAATTAAATATTCCCcggaaaaaaaaccaaccaaaacaaaccaaaaaacccccaggcTGGTGGGACTTGCTCCTGCAGAACAACGCAGCTCCTCGGATCCGACTTTAACTTGGACAAAAGACGTTTCAGTATTCCCGAGAACGAGCTGCGCGttttttaacatcatttttaacatatttaacATCAGCGAGGAATAACCCGTGTCTGGATGGATTTGGGGAAGGATAATTAAGGAATTTCCTTGTAATTTAAGC encodes the following:
- the MXD1 gene encoding max dimerization protein 1, which gives rise to MAACGGLNIQMLLEAAEYLERREREAEHGYASLPPGGKDGEAVRRRAKARRSGGGSRSTHNEMEKNRRAHLRLCLEKLKGLVPLEPETSRHTTLSLLTKAKLHIKKLEDFNRKAVHQIDQLQREQRHLKRQLEKLGMERIRMDSIGSTVSSERSNSDREEIDVDVESTDDLPADLDWSSSSSPSDSDERGSLQSICSDEGYSSSGVKRLKSQSNRKPCLGP